Within Massilia endophytica, the genomic segment TCCTTCATCCGCGAGATCCTGAAGATCACGCAGCAGCCTGAAATCATCTCCTTCGCCGGCGGCCTGCCTTCGCCTGCCACCTTCCCGGTCGATGTGATGAAAGCGGCGTTCGACAAGGTGCTGTCCGCCAACGGCAAGACGGCCCTGCAATACGGCCCGACCGACGGCTACATGCCGCTGCGCCAATGGGTGGCCGATTCCCTCTCCGGCAATGGCGCGAAGATCGCGCCGGAACAAGTGCTCATGGTATCGGGCTCGCAGCAGGCGCTGGACCTGCTGGGCAAGGTGCTGATCGACGAAGGCAGCAAAGTGCTGGTGGAGACGCCGAGCTATCTGGGCGCCCTGCAGGCTTTCTCGGTGTACCGTCCCCAGTTCGCCTCCGTGCAGACCGACGACGACGGCCTGGTGCCGTCCTCCCTGGACGCCGTGGCTGAAGGCGCCCGCCTGCTGTACGCCCTGCCGAACTTCCAGAACCCCACCGGCCGCTCGCTCTCCGTGGCGCGCCGCCAGGAACTGGTGGAAACCTGCGCCCGCCTGGGCCTGCCGCTGATCGAGGACGATCCTTACGGCTCCCTGAGCTACAAGGGCGACCCGATGCCGAAGATGCTGACCATGAATCCGGACGGCGTCATCTACATGGGCTCCTTCTCCAAGGTGCTGACCCCCGGCATCCGCCTGGGCTATGTGGTGGCCCCGCTGGCGCTGGCGCGCCGCATGGAACTGGCCAAGCAGGCCACCGACCTGCACACCGCCCAGCTGACCCAGATGGTGGTGCACGAGGTGGTCAAGGACGGCTTCCTGGACCAGCATATCCCCACCATCCGCGCCCTGTACGGCAACCAGTGCCAGGTGATGCTGGATGCCATGGCCGAACACTTCCCGGCCGGCGCCACCTGGACCAAGCCGGAAGGCGGCATGTTCATCTGGGTGACCCTGCCCAAGCACATCAACGCCATGGAACTGCTGGACGAGGCGATCCGCGAAAAGGT encodes:
- a CDS encoding aminotransferase-like domain-containing protein → MKIENPNPIQWRFSERAAQLQSSFIREILKITQQPEIISFAGGLPSPATFPVDVMKAAFDKVLSANGKTALQYGPTDGYMPLRQWVADSLSGNGAKIAPEQVLMVSGSQQALDLLGKVLIDEGSKVLVETPSYLGALQAFSVYRPQFASVQTDDDGLVPSSLDAVAEGARLLYALPNFQNPTGRSLSVARRQELVETCARLGLPLIEDDPYGSLSYKGDPMPKMLTMNPDGVIYMGSFSKVLTPGIRLGYVVAPLALARRMELAKQATDLHTAQLTQMVVHEVVKDGFLDQHIPTIRALYGNQCQVMLDAMAEHFPAGATWTKPEGGMFIWVTLPKHINAMELLDEAIREKVAFVPGAPFYANEPETNTLRLSFVTVPPERIRQGIEILGKLIKARM